From the Pangasianodon hypophthalmus isolate fPanHyp1 chromosome 17, fPanHyp1.pri, whole genome shotgun sequence genome, one window contains:
- the LOC113544883 gene encoding spindlin-Z, whose amino-acid sequence MKTPFGKNAGQRSRADAGHAGVSANMMKKKNSHKKHKSSVGPTKVSQPRRNIVGCRIQHIWKEGSGAASQWKGTVLDQVPVNPSLYLIKYDGFDCVYGLELHKDERVQGLEVLPDRVASTRISDAHLADTMIGKAVEHMFETEEGSKDEWRGMVLARAPIMNTWFYITYEKDPVLYMYQLLDDYKDGDLRIMPDSNDSPPAEREPGEVVDSLVGKQVEYAKEDGSKRTGMVIHQVEAKPSVYFIKFDDDFHIYVYDLVKTS is encoded by the exons ATGAAGACCCCATTCGGGAAGAACGCAGGCCAGAGATCCAGAGCTGATGCAG GACATGCCGGTGTCTCTGCAAatatgatgaagaagaagaattccCACAA aaaacacaaaagcagCGTGGGGCCCACCAAAGTGTCTCAACCCCGGCGAAACATAGTGGGCTGCCGCATACAGCACATCTGGAAGGAGGGCAGCGGAGCGGCGTCCCAGTGGAAGGGCACCGTGTTAGACCAAGTGCCAGTCAACCCATCCCTCTATCTAATCAAGTACGATGGGTTCGACTGCGTATATGGCCTGGAGCTGCACAAGGATGAGCGAGTGCAGGGGCTGGAAGTCCTGCCGGATCGTGTAG CTTCCACGCGCATCAGCGACGCACATCTGGCTGACACGATGATAGGCAAGGCAGTGGAGCACATGTTCGAGACGGAGGAAGGCTCGAAGGACGAATGGCGGGGCATGGTGTTGGCCCGTGCACCCATTATGAACACATGGTTTTATATCACTTATGAAAAGGACCCGGTCCTCTACATGTATCAGCTGCTCGATGACTACAAGGATGGAGACCTGAGGATCATGCCAGATTCAA ACGATTCTCCCCCCGCGGAGCGAGAGCCCGGAGAGGTGGTGGACAGCCTCGTCGGCAAGCAAGTGGAGTACGCCAAAGAGGACGGCTCCAAACGGACTGGCATGGTCATACACCAGGTGGAGGCCAAGCCCTCCGTCTATTTCATCAAGTTCGATGACGACTTTCACATTTACGTGTACGACTTGGTGAAAACGTCATAG
- the nxnl2 gene encoding nucleoredoxin-like protein 2, producing the protein MAEVFAGRALLNKDGDLVDAEDSLRNKVVGLYFSAGWCPPCRDFTPVLCDFYTELVEESDPPAQFEIVFISSDKSAEDMAEYYHDLHGDWLALPWTDQYKHELKKRYNITAVPKLVIVKENGQVITDKGRKQIRDQGLACFRNWLEVAEIFQNFNC; encoded by the exons ATGGCGGAAGTGTTCGCCGGGCGCGCGCTCCTGAATAAAGACGGAGATCTTGTAGATGCAGAAGATTCACTCCGTAATAAAGTAGTGGGTTTGTATTTCTCCGCCGGATGGTGCCCTCCGTGCCGCGACTTCACACCGGTGCTGTGTGACTTTTACACCGAGCTGGTGGAAGAGAGCGACCCTCCTGCTCAATTCGAAATCGTTTTTATATCCTCGGATAAATCCGCCGAGGACATGGCGGAATATTATCACGACCTGCACGGGGACTGGCTCGCGCTGCCTTGGACCGACCAGTACAAGCA CGAGCTGAAGAAGAGGTACAACATCACAGCCGTGCCCAAGCTGGTGATCGTGAAGGAGAACGGGCAGGTGATCACGGACAAAGGCAGGAAGCAGATCCGAGACCAGGGCCTGGCCTGCTTCAGGAACTGGCTGGAAGTAGCCGAAATCTTCCAGAACTTCAACTGCTAG